One Sediminibacillus dalangtanensis genomic region harbors:
- the cotE gene encoding outer spore coat protein CotE — MSFLDQEYREIITKAVIGKGRKFIQDTNTITPSHRPSSILGCWVINHLYNARKKGEDTVEINGSYDVNIWYSYNDNTKTEVVTERVTYCDLVKLSVKDDQTLNDDYEVFAKVIQQPNCLECKIASHDHKILVEVEREFLVEVIGETKVCVKVDPHGYVADDDDWDFELSDEEFKDINPDFLATEEEE; from the coding sequence ATGTCATTTCTGGATCAGGAGTATCGGGAAATCATAACAAAAGCCGTTATCGGAAAAGGCCGGAAATTCATCCAGGATACCAACACGATCACCCCTTCACATAGACCCTCCAGTATTCTTGGCTGCTGGGTGATAAATCATTTATATAACGCCCGGAAAAAAGGTGAAGACACGGTAGAAATCAATGGTAGTTATGATGTGAATATCTGGTATTCTTATAACGATAACACCAAAACAGAGGTAGTTACCGAACGGGTCACGTATTGTGATTTAGTAAAGCTTTCTGTAAAAGATGATCAAACCCTGAATGATGATTATGAAGTGTTTGCTAAAGTGATTCAGCAGCCAAATTGTCTAGAATGCAAGATTGCCAGCCACGATCATAAAATCCTTGTCGAAGTTGAGCGGGAATTTTTAGTGGAAGTTATCGGAGAAACAAAAGTGTGCGTGAAAGTGGATCCACATGGATACGTCGCGGATGACGACGACTGGGACTTTGAATTGTCGGATGAAGAGTTCAAGGACATTAATCCTGACTTTTTAGCGACTGAAGAGGAAGAATAA